TGTAGTGTGTATGCCCGTGACACGTCCACACCGTCCTTCTGCAGGTACATGTAAACATACTTGTCACTGCTGGCTGTTCCCGCTGACGCCACAAAGAAGTATGTTCCGTTCCTTGGTGCTGTGAAGATTCCTGTTGTTCCACTGAAGGCGTCCCCCTCGTTGGTGATGACAGTGAACGGCGTGAGAGTTCCGCTGCAAGTGAAGGATGAGGTCAGCCTGGCGTGGAAACTGACTCGTAGTGTGGCTGTGTCTGAAAGTGGAATGTAACGACGCTTGTATTGTTACTCATGTTTATGTTGGGTGATGGGTGTGGTACAGGTAGTgcagttgttgttgatgttgatgatgatgatgatgatgatgatgatgatgatgatgatggtgatgatatcAGTAATACATAAAtctcacagtgacacacacacacacacacacacacacacacacacacacacacacacacacacacacacacacacacacacacacacacacacacacacacacacacacacacacacacacaaagacacacacacacacacacgcgcacacacagtcacacaaccaCCTACCAAGCCGAGCTTTGAGTGTCTCCGTTGTGTTCTGCAAGGCGTTGATGTAACCTTTATGCTGGTCGTTTTCGTTCTTCACTGAATCCAGCTCAGCCTGCAACCTTGCGTTTTCTGTAGACATCAGCGTCAGCATGTTTTGCTGTTTGGCCTCGGTCTCTCTCAGCTTGGTATCTGTCTCGCTCAgcttttcttctgtttctttcaGCTTGGCCTCTAGCCgggcctctgtctctctctgcctggcCTCCAACAGAGTGAAGCTAGCCTTGACCTGATCCACAGTGACAGTGGCGCCCTCTAGCAGCGGGGAGAGTGGCGGGAGACAGCGTGTGGCTGGGGAGAGGGGCGGGAGAGTGCAGGTGTAGTTACCTCCAGACGGAGGGTTGGGCAGGAGCAGACGGAATGTACCGTTGTGTTCACTGGAACTCTCCACCGTGTGGCCGTCTGGGGTCTGGTGAAAATATTAATAAAcatattgaatgctgaataagaTACACAAGCGTAAAGTTTCTTGAAAGAAAGGTACTTCAGTTGCAACGATGGAATTTTCTTGACATTCTTCCGCACACAATATTACAAGACACGCTGTTAGTGGTGGTGTGTCCACTCGTGCATCCAGCACAGCGATAAATTAGGGTTATTGTGGAGGTTTGGACATCATTCGTTATACAATCTCCAGAAAGATGTAAGTAAAAACACGCACCTTATGCTTATAAAACCAAGTCCGCTTTTCATAGAATGATAACAAGACTATAGGCTGCAACTTAATTGTTCATTTGCCGATTAAAAAATCCCGTTcgaacaacatcaacaacagcaacaacaaaaccagcaacaacaacatcaatagCTACAGCACCATCAGCaatcatcaacaacaatagTATACCAACCTAACGACAAACTAGACCCAACAAcaaaagggggaaaaaagaggaaaattcCTGCTTATTAAATTCCAAACGCAAACTGACCGTCCAGACGACGTGGACAGCAGGGTGACCGGGGGAAGTCAAAACCCCACACGTCAGCTCCACTTTCCACTGTCCCGTCGTGTTGTCAAGCACCGCGTCTGGTTCCTGTAGCACGTGCAACTCGCCGCTCTGTGCTGTGGGCGGGTCTGTAGCAGCAATATACCCAATAGAAATACATACCTTGTAAACATGGCACTTTGAATAACAAAATACGGTGAGAACAAACCGAAAATAAAGACATAAATTAATGCTTATATTTAGAATTGGAAAATAAACACACCAACATATTGTTTTACAACAGACCAGCGGACACAGAACAGCAAATATAACATCCCTGATCAACTCACCCGACACCTGAACGTAGACAGTCTTGGAGAAGATGACCAAGGGATGAGCGGCATCACCAGTGCTGACCACGACAGTGTAGTTACCGGACTCTGCAACAGCAGCCTGACTGACCACGATCCCTCCCTGACCAGTCCACTGCACGCGGCCATGGTAAGCTGGCGTTGTGGTGATCTGACCGGCAGCAAAGATGGCGATCAGTCCCTCAGAGCCGTCCTCCGCCCGGTAGTTCCACTTGATGTCTTCGATACGCTCGTCAGGTGACAGGGTGAAGTTCCAGGGAAGGTGGATGTCGCTGGCGGAACAAACGGTCATCACTGTGTTGTTGGTCAGCGAGTCGGTCCACTGGAGAGCTGTGGTCACTGTGGTGCAGAAAGACACGGATTGgataaggtgtgtgtgtgtgtgtgtgtgtgtgtgtgtgtgtgtgtgtgtgtgtgtgtgtgcgtgtgtgcgtgtgtgtgtgtgtgtgtgcgtgtgtgtgtgcgtgtgtgtgtgtgtgtgtgttgtgtgtgcgtgtatgtgtgtgtgtgtgtgtgtgtgtgtgtgtctgtgcctgtgtgtgtgtgtgtgtgtgtgtgtgtgtgtgtgtgtgtgtgtgtgtgtgtgtgtgtgtgtgtgatctgttCACATGTTGTGTCGCACTGGGCGGTATACTCACAAGACAGAAGCGTTGTAAGAAGAACCCAAAACATGGCTGTCGGGACCGCGTAGTCTTGTGACGTAAAATACAAAGTGTTCTCTCAAAACTAACAGAGTTCCTGACGGTGTTAGCGCGAGTGAAGAGTAAGGTGGATGTAGGTTGACTGACAGCGAGAGAAGGCGGTTCTCTTTTATAAGTTCCTAGTGCACATGAACGAAAAACGCACCGCATACTGTTCTTTGCTGATTGCGATATATATTGCGATATGTTATCGTGTCATTTGAAGGGGTTGGGCCCTGGAACAAAAAGTAAATCAGTGCAGCTTAATCTGGTTCTGCTTATCAGTTGTTTTGCTAAACGTACTTTTTTCTGTGGCCTTGTATTTGTCGTCGTCATTAGAAAACAGAACTGCTATCGGATAAGATAGGTGCTACTCATGAAGGGGGTGGAGGGTGGGTAGGGGGGGGCTTGAGGGGAAAGACGGGTCCTGTGATACCACGTTGTCTTCACTTTACGCGAGTCCTGTCAAACTGACAAGGATACGATGATTGGGGACTGAAGCAAGTACGAGCGGATCTGTGCTTTTCTTCTACAGTGCATGCCGATAGCGAAGGTCTACTAAGATAGAAAACACTTGATCGAGGGAAAACGaatcttttaaaaagttaagaTTATAGGGTAAAGGAACTGCAGGGTGTGCCGAACAAAagtttccatttttatgtaatattttaatggacaataaagtgctgttattgttattgttattgttattgttattgttaacaaAGTCACGCAGATCTAGAGTTACAGGTGCGCAACACAATTCGTTGCGGTATTCGTCCGATATCCCTTCTTCACGGGTCTATTGGAAGTGACCTCGTCAATGGACTTCTGAAGCTGTGGACAATGTCCTTTAAAGTTTTAAATAAGAATGTCTGACAATACCTTGTCATTCCgaaaaatacaaaatgtcaCCCGGAAACGGCTTAAAATTAAAACATCCTGAATCTAATTTGTTCAACAACTCGAGCAAActaatgggtttttttctcgaaaTCAAGTTACATAAATATGTCACCAGCACAAGGCTTACAATGAATACATACACAGCTTGTCTTGAACCTAATGTTTTTAAAGTTCAACAACTCGAGCAAactaatgtttaaaaacaaaataaagttctATATGGCAACACCACCTGATCATGTCCGGACTGATACAAATCGCGCCCTTGAACGAACAAGTACGGGTGGCCCTGAAGCGAGCTTCACGACCCAGACAGTCGTACTGAATCACGTACAGTCATTCCAAGCTGCATTCAtttgatgataacaacaaaacaagaaataattAACACACTGTTTCAGACTGGAAATGCATTGTCTGTGTGTCCAACggctgtgttttttgtttttgtttctttgtgactgactgactattagggtttaacgtcctcttagaccaaatggtctatattgggacaggtgttggtaatacgctgaagatatggtgtgatactttgattcgaacaagcccgctgtggctatcttcttcgacacaccagcattgggtttgtatcaaaatacgatcatgataatcagagacgagagatcatgcatgcgtgtcttcgtgtttttgAAGCCCTGAGATttgggattttttcgtgcgcatatgcgacaccgaagagagtctgcacaaagttgactccgtgaaataaatctctcgccgagcgtggggatcgaacccacgctgatagcgaccaactggctacaaagccagcgcgctaccaactgagctacgtcccggccttgtttctttgtttgtaacCCATTGAACTGTATACTCACGAGACAGAAGCGTTGTAAGAAGCTCCCAACACATGGCTATTTCGATAGTCTGGTCTTGTAGTCTACACTACACATTTTTGTCAGAAAATAAGGATTCCCGGACAGTGGTGATAAGTTTAACCCACAAGTGAAAAGTAATGTAGACGCAGTTTCAATGACAGAGAGATCGCAGGCGGTTCAAAGTGCACATGCCCGAAAAAGACACCTATACGtttgactgtcgagatctgtgtaaaacgtcacattttggtcaaaaatacaaaaaacacATTTACGTATCAATTGATTCTgcttagaattccttttagtttttaaCGATTGAATgcaaacaaacatgcactatttttacatttagtcgagacgagggtcgtggtgtatgtgtgtgtgtctgtgtgtgtgtgtagagcgattcagagtaaactactggaccgatctttatgaaattt
This is a stretch of genomic DNA from Littorina saxatilis isolate snail1 unplaced genomic scaffold, US_GU_Lsax_2.0 scaffold_537, whole genome shotgun sequence. It encodes these proteins:
- the LOC138954752 gene encoding uncharacterized protein isoform X1, with the translated sequence MFWVLLTTLLSLTTALQWTDSLTNNTVMTVCSASDIHLPWNFTLSPDERIEDIKWNYRAEDGSEGLIAIFAAGQITTTPAYHGRVQWTGQGGIVVSQAAVAESGNYTVVVSTGDAAHPLVIFSKTVYVQVSDPPTAQSGELHVLQEPDAVLDNTTGQWKVELTCGVLTSPGHPAVHVVWTTPDGHTVESSSEHNGTFRLLLPNPPSGGNYTCTLPPLSPATRCLPPLSPLLEGATVTVDQVKASFTLLEARQRETEARLEAKLKETEEKLSETDTKLRETEAKQQNMLTLMSTENARLQAELDSVKNENDQHKGYINALQNTTETLKARLDTATLRVSFHARLTSSFTCSGTLTPFTVITNEGDAFSGTTGIFTAPRNGTYFFVASAGTASSDKYVYMYLQKDGVDVSRAYTLQYSGYFTMGSVQATLYLTAGQRVWLHSAASDPYYYYSSTSFTGFLIHADD